One Neovison vison isolate M4711 chromosome 2, ASM_NN_V1, whole genome shotgun sequence genomic window carries:
- the HMGB4 gene encoding high mobility group protein B4 has protein sequence MNMGKDIQIRPKANVSSYIHFLLNYRNKFKEQQPNTYLGFKEFSRKCSEKWRSISKHEKAKYEALAKLDKARYQEEMMNYVGRKKKRRKRDPQAPRRPPSSFLLFCQDHFARLKRENPSWSVVQVARASGKMWSAKTDAEKQPYEQRAALLRAKYQEELEIYRKQCNARKGLQGSAKNQRRRKTDSDKADGSN, from the coding sequence atgaACATGGGAAAAGATATCCAGATAAGGCCCAAGGCAAATGTTTCTTCTTACATCCACTTTTTGCTGAATTACAGGAACAAGTTCAAGGAGCAGCAGCCAAATACCTACCTTGGCTTTAAAGAGTTCTCTAGAAAGTGTTCGGAAAAATGGAGGTCCATCTCAAAGCACGAAAAGGCCAAATATGAAGCTCTGGCCAAGCTCGACAAAGCCCGGTatcaggaagagatgatgaattaTGTTGGCAGGAAGAAGAAGCGGAGAAAACGGGACCCTCAagcacccagacgccccccatCATCCTTCCTGCTTTTCTGCCAAGACCACTTTGCCCGGCTGAAGAGGGAGAATCCGAGCTGGTCAGTAGTGCAGGTGGCAAGGGCCTCAGGAAAGATGTGGTCTGCGAAAACAGATGCTGAAAAGCAGCCATATGAGCAAAGAGCAGCTCTCCTGAGAGCCAAATACCAAGAGGAATTGGAAATCTACCGCAAACAATGTAATGCCAGGAAGGGCCTCCAAGGGTCAGCTAAGAACCAGCGCAGAAGGAAAACTGACTCGGACAAAGCTGATGGATCCAATTAG